A section of the Festucalex cinctus isolate MCC-2025b chromosome 9, RoL_Fcin_1.0, whole genome shotgun sequence genome encodes:
- the tmco6 gene encoding transmembrane and coiled-coil domain-containing protein 6 isoform X1, giving the protein MLLSFVLVSGRQCQPALSIEFLRYFKIKIMWRLNRVPHKVGRAGYNLEEFRVKRREQEKALRQARRDRQLVSKRLLVNEDEEQQEVTMDTCSDEKDVASLFHKLQHSGPEREAHLKSLSKSLRDPSAQLVFIKQENSIHMLVGFLTGPNTQFRLQSVRCLHELSHSPHPSVATTCLPATPYLLTYLSGQSTRFTVLCLYTLGNLCPDSDVVRGKLLAQGVIPALASCIENQKHNMAVVEAVCFTLSQLLQAKDAAVKIIPLVLASSLPLHLLAVLTTDQNFSVGPAIECAWCLHYLTSSGEDNQALLASGALLQCSSLLVSLGGAVAQGNKEEGLELLLCPLLRCVGNLLSSCAPDVADACLSDVGLVVALCALLQAYIKTRPALAREISWVLNNLTAQSNLFCSALMTFDLVPSLIQLLPFSQGINTMILRVLANVAHNKKDFCIQLAEIGLLSSLFATLKMAEREVVTLSLDILFMLLTSGSQVVEDFVRQGGISLLETLQYYSEGDVRRRAAYLLESRLLSSSSQFTGSCIPSS; this is encoded by the exons ATGCTgctttcatttgttttggtCTCAGGACGTCAATGCCAACCTGCATTATCGATTGAATTTTTACGCTATTTCAAAATCAAGATAATGTGGAGGTTAAATAGAGTTCCCCATAAAGTTGGTCGAGCAGGCTACAACCTGGAGGAGTTTCGGGTAAAGAGAcgagagcaggaaaaag CCCTTCGTCAGGCCCGCAGAGACAGGCAACTTGTGAGCAAGAGACTCCTGGTGAATGAAGATGAGGAACAGCAAGAAGTCACCATGGACACTTGCTCAGATGAAAAG GATGTTGccagtttatttcacaaacttCAACACAGTGGTCCAGAGAGGGAAGCCCACCTTAAAAGCTTGAGTAAATCTCTCCGTGACCCGTCAGCTCAGCTTGTCTTCATCAA GCAAGAGAACAGCATCCACATGCTGGTTGGCTTCCTCACTGGCCCCAACACTCAGTTCCGCCTGCAGTCTGTCCGCTGTCTGCACGAGTTGTCTCACTCTCCCCACCCCAGCGTGGCCACAACCTGTCTGCCTGCCACGCCCTACCTCCTCACCTATTTGTCTGGACAAAGCACCAGGTTCACT GTGCTTTGTCTCTACACGCTTGGGAATTTGTGTCCTGACAGTGATGTTGTCAGAGGAAAACTTCTGGCTCAGGGAGTCATACCGGCACTTGCCAGCTGTATAGAG AACCAGAAACATAACATGGCAGTGGTGGAAGCTGTCTGTTTCACCCTTTCACAACTCCTCCAAGCCAAAGATGCAGCAGTGAAAATAATCCC GTTGGTTTTGGCCTCTAGTTTACCTTTACACCTTTTAGCAGTCCTGACAACAGACCAGAATTTTTCTGTGGGCCCAGCAATTGAGTGTGCATGGTGTCTGCACTACCTCACGTCCAG CGGCGAGGATAACCAAGCTCTGTTGGCTTCCGGGGCTCTTCTGCAATGCAGTTCATTGTTAGTGTCACTGGGTGGTGCTGTGGCTCAAGGAAACAAAGAAGAGGGACTTGAGCTG CTTCTCTGTCCTCTGCTGAGGTGTGTAGGGAACCTCCTGTCTTCCTGCGCGCCAGATGTGGCGGACGCATGTTTGAGTGATGTTGGGCTTGTGGTCGCTCTTTGTGCTCTGCTTCAGGCTTACATCAAGACTCGACCCGCTTTGGCCAGAGAGATTTCCTGGGTTCTCAACAATCTCACAG CTCAATCCAATCTATTCTGTTCGGCCTTGATGACTTTTGACTTGGTCCCGAGTTTGATCCAGCTTCTCCCATTCTCTCAAGGCATCAACACTATG ATCCTGAGGGTTTTGGCAAATGTGGCCCACAACAAAAAGGACTTCTGCATCCAGTTGGCTGAGATCGGATTGCTGTCTTCTCTCTTCGCCACACTTAAGATGGCAGAGCGAGAGGTGGTGACCCTGAGTCTTGACATCCTTTTCATGCTCTTAACTAGTGGTTCTCAA GTGGTTGAGGACTTTGTGAGGCAAGGTGGCATTTCACTTCTTGAAACTTTACAATACTACAGCGAAGGAGATGTAAGGCGAAGAGCAGCGTACCTCCTGGAGAGCCGTCTTCTGTCTTCCTCGTCACAGTTCACT gGAAGCTGCATCCCATCTTCCTGA
- the tmco6 gene encoding transmembrane and coiled-coil domain-containing protein 6 isoform X2 — translation MWRLNRVPHKVGRAGYNLEEFRVKRREQEKALRQARRDRQLVSKRLLVNEDEEQQEVTMDTCSDEKDVASLFHKLQHSGPEREAHLKSLSKSLRDPSAQLVFIKQENSIHMLVGFLTGPNTQFRLQSVRCLHELSHSPHPSVATTCLPATPYLLTYLSGQSTRFTVLCLYTLGNLCPDSDVVRGKLLAQGVIPALASCIENQKHNMAVVEAVCFTLSQLLQAKDAAVKIIPLVLASSLPLHLLAVLTTDQNFSVGPAIECAWCLHYLTSSGEDNQALLASGALLQCSSLLVSLGGAVAQGNKEEGLELLLCPLLRCVGNLLSSCAPDVADACLSDVGLVVALCALLQAYIKTRPALAREISWVLNNLTAQSNLFCSALMTFDLVPSLIQLLPFSQGINTMILRVLANVAHNKKDFCIQLAEIGLLSSLFATLKMAEREVVTLSLDILFMLLTSGSQVVEDFVRQGGISLLETLQYYSEGDVRRRAAYLLESRLLSSSSQFTGSCIPSS, via the exons ATGTGGAGGTTAAATAGAGTTCCCCATAAAGTTGGTCGAGCAGGCTACAACCTGGAGGAGTTTCGGGTAAAGAGAcgagagcaggaaaaag CCCTTCGTCAGGCCCGCAGAGACAGGCAACTTGTGAGCAAGAGACTCCTGGTGAATGAAGATGAGGAACAGCAAGAAGTCACCATGGACACTTGCTCAGATGAAAAG GATGTTGccagtttatttcacaaacttCAACACAGTGGTCCAGAGAGGGAAGCCCACCTTAAAAGCTTGAGTAAATCTCTCCGTGACCCGTCAGCTCAGCTTGTCTTCATCAA GCAAGAGAACAGCATCCACATGCTGGTTGGCTTCCTCACTGGCCCCAACACTCAGTTCCGCCTGCAGTCTGTCCGCTGTCTGCACGAGTTGTCTCACTCTCCCCACCCCAGCGTGGCCACAACCTGTCTGCCTGCCACGCCCTACCTCCTCACCTATTTGTCTGGACAAAGCACCAGGTTCACT GTGCTTTGTCTCTACACGCTTGGGAATTTGTGTCCTGACAGTGATGTTGTCAGAGGAAAACTTCTGGCTCAGGGAGTCATACCGGCACTTGCCAGCTGTATAGAG AACCAGAAACATAACATGGCAGTGGTGGAAGCTGTCTGTTTCACCCTTTCACAACTCCTCCAAGCCAAAGATGCAGCAGTGAAAATAATCCC GTTGGTTTTGGCCTCTAGTTTACCTTTACACCTTTTAGCAGTCCTGACAACAGACCAGAATTTTTCTGTGGGCCCAGCAATTGAGTGTGCATGGTGTCTGCACTACCTCACGTCCAG CGGCGAGGATAACCAAGCTCTGTTGGCTTCCGGGGCTCTTCTGCAATGCAGTTCATTGTTAGTGTCACTGGGTGGTGCTGTGGCTCAAGGAAACAAAGAAGAGGGACTTGAGCTG CTTCTCTGTCCTCTGCTGAGGTGTGTAGGGAACCTCCTGTCTTCCTGCGCGCCAGATGTGGCGGACGCATGTTTGAGTGATGTTGGGCTTGTGGTCGCTCTTTGTGCTCTGCTTCAGGCTTACATCAAGACTCGACCCGCTTTGGCCAGAGAGATTTCCTGGGTTCTCAACAATCTCACAG CTCAATCCAATCTATTCTGTTCGGCCTTGATGACTTTTGACTTGGTCCCGAGTTTGATCCAGCTTCTCCCATTCTCTCAAGGCATCAACACTATG ATCCTGAGGGTTTTGGCAAATGTGGCCCACAACAAAAAGGACTTCTGCATCCAGTTGGCTGAGATCGGATTGCTGTCTTCTCTCTTCGCCACACTTAAGATGGCAGAGCGAGAGGTGGTGACCCTGAGTCTTGACATCCTTTTCATGCTCTTAACTAGTGGTTCTCAA GTGGTTGAGGACTTTGTGAGGCAAGGTGGCATTTCACTTCTTGAAACTTTACAATACTACAGCGAAGGAGATGTAAGGCGAAGAGCAGCGTACCTCCTGGAGAGCCGTCTTCTGTCTTCCTCGTCACAGTTCACT gGAAGCTGCATCCCATCTTCCTGA